One Halomonas sp. M4R1S46 genomic window carries:
- a CDS encoding TRAP transporter large permease, translating into MTVHMLLGFIVFMLLAMPVGYSLVISGWAALSVFGSVPSSMVVMKIFQPTQSFPLLAIPFFILSGSLMMSGKLGQKLVSLASMLVGKYHGGLGQVTVVGSTVFGGVSGSSVAEASALGSMLIPWQKKEGYPGAFGAAVTSSSSVIAGLMPPSIPLILFAVVSNTSIASLFIAAVIPALLLAIGMMLACYITGKRRGFPRLTMKYTRAEVRSTLLSALPALMMPVFILVLLRVGIATPTEVSIIAVAYALMVSAVIYRDLNGARIMAALQNTVITTGVVMLIIAAANIIGYILTSGGVPQAVANWALEYLQNPLLIILAINLLLLVIGMFLDLPAAILLLGPTLVSIANAIGLDLVQLGIMMCVNLSIGLFTPPIGTTLFVSSAIAKEKIGAVVKELVPFYLVALAVLLLVSFVPALILY; encoded by the coding sequence ATGACCGTCCATATGTTGCTGGGTTTTATTGTCTTCATGCTGCTGGCCATGCCGGTGGGTTACTCCCTGGTCATCAGCGGTTGGGCGGCGCTCTCGGTCTTCGGTTCAGTGCCATCCAGCATGGTGGTGATGAAGATCTTCCAGCCGACCCAGAGTTTCCCTCTGTTGGCCATTCCATTCTTCATCCTGTCAGGCAGCCTGATGATGTCCGGCAAGCTGGGCCAGAAACTCGTGAGCCTCGCTTCCATGCTGGTCGGCAAGTACCACGGCGGCCTTGGCCAGGTCACCGTCGTGGGGTCTACCGTCTTCGGTGGGGTTTCTGGCTCCTCCGTGGCCGAAGCCTCGGCGCTGGGCTCCATGCTGATTCCCTGGCAGAAGAAAGAGGGTTATCCGGGGGCGTTCGGTGCCGCGGTTACCTCGTCATCTTCGGTCATCGCCGGCCTGATGCCGCCGTCCATCCCACTGATCCTGTTCGCGGTAGTATCCAACACCTCTATCGCCTCTCTCTTCATTGCCGCCGTGATTCCGGCCTTGCTGCTGGCCATCGGCATGATGCTCGCCTGTTACATAACCGGAAAGCGTCGTGGGTTCCCCCGGCTGACAATGAAATACACCCGGGCCGAGGTAAGGTCGACCCTTCTCAGTGCCCTGCCTGCCTTGATGATGCCAGTGTTCATTCTGGTGCTGCTGCGGGTCGGTATCGCGACTCCAACCGAAGTCAGTATCATCGCCGTGGCCTATGCCCTGATGGTCAGTGCCGTGATCTACCGCGACCTGAACGGCGCCAGGATCATGGCAGCCCTGCAGAATACCGTGATCACCACCGGTGTGGTCATGCTGATCATCGCCGCGGCCAACATCATCGGCTATATTCTGACGTCTGGTGGCGTACCCCAGGCCGTCGCCAACTGGGCGCTGGAATATCTCCAGAATCCCCTGTTGATCATCCTTGCCATCAACTTGCTGCTGCTGGTCATTGGCATGTTCCTGGATCTGCCAGCCGCCATCCTGCTGCTTGGCCCGACCCTGGTCTCCATTGCCAACGCCATCGGCCTGGATCTGGTCCAGCTCGGCATCATGATGTGCGTCAACCTGAGCATCGGCCTGTTCACACCGCCCATCGGCACCACCCTGTTCGTATCCTCGGCGATCGCCAAGGAAAAGATCGGCGCAGTGGTCAAGGAACTGGTGCCGTTCTATCTAGTGGCACTGGCCGTCCTGCTGCTGGTGTCCTTCGTGCCTGCGCTGATCCTCTACTAG
- a CDS encoding TRAP transporter small permease, with translation MKLSEESHVGEVAPATSLMMSSKNAIYQLAKWVAILSIVIMFLSLMTGVIVRYVLSTNLGWVTEIPNLFFPWLTMSAIVAAAARNEHIGIDLIVDQLPVLMRKPVLFLTNALAVIAFGLIAYRGLDVVNIAGSQRLPITQVGMSWAYWSVVAGFAAMAVVSLANIGMLLTGREEHAASQVPHGEEEL, from the coding sequence ATGAAGCTCTCCGAGGAGAGCCACGTCGGTGAGGTGGCTCCGGCCACCTCGCTGATGATGAGCTCCAAGAATGCGATCTACCAGCTAGCCAAGTGGGTCGCTATCCTGTCTATCGTTATCATGTTCCTGTCGCTGATGACAGGTGTGATAGTGCGCTACGTACTTTCCACCAACCTGGGCTGGGTGACGGAAATACCCAACCTCTTCTTTCCCTGGCTGACCATGAGCGCCATCGTCGCAGCGGCGGCCAGGAACGAGCACATTGGCATCGACCTGATTGTGGATCAGCTGCCAGTGCTCATGAGGAAGCCGGTTCTCTTCTTGACCAACGCCCTGGCCGTGATCGCCTTCGGACTGATCGCCTACCGCGGCCTGGATGTGGTCAATATTGCCGGTAGTCAACGCCTGCCCATCACTCAGGTTGGCATGTCCTGGGCCTACTGGTCGGTGGTGGCCGGATTCGCAGCCATGGCAGTCGTCTCCTTGGCGAACATCGGAATGTTGCTTACCGGCCGGGAGGAACATGCTGCATCCCAGGTCCCTCACGGGGAGGAAGAGCTATGA
- a CDS encoding TRAP transporter substrate-binding protein, translating to MKYAFVAGSMLVTSSALAAQTLQMTHSAAEGNPKWEASELFAELVQEATDAEIRIDVGGNSQYGDDMEALTQMRLGTLALSANSQGTTSSVVPQFSVLGLPFLFDSLPTAWRVMDGKVGDELKKLAEQNGLVLLAMWDNGIRHVSNNVKPIEKPEDLDGLKIRTPPDEMTVDIFEALGANPTPMNFSELYIALQQGVVDGQENPLMNIYSSKLHEVQDYISMTGHKYESTPVLMSKMVWDSLAPEYQEAIQEAALEAGEFNRKASLEADEELKSQMIEAGVEFNEVDKQPFVQATSSVYDAWREEYPELVDMVVEAAQGDAQ from the coding sequence ATGAAATATGCCTTTGTCGCCGGCTCAATGCTCGTCACCTCTTCCGCGCTGGCTGCACAAACATTACAGATGACCCATAGTGCCGCCGAGGGCAACCCCAAGTGGGAGGCCTCCGAGTTGTTCGCTGAGCTGGTCCAGGAAGCGACCGACGCTGAGATCCGGATCGATGTAGGCGGCAACTCCCAGTATGGCGACGACATGGAGGCCCTGACGCAGATGCGCCTGGGCACCCTGGCGCTGAGCGCCAACTCCCAAGGCACCACGTCCTCTGTGGTGCCCCAATTCTCCGTGCTCGGCCTACCATTCCTGTTTGATTCTCTGCCCACTGCATGGCGTGTCATGGATGGAAAAGTGGGCGACGAGCTGAAAAAACTCGCTGAACAGAATGGCTTGGTGTTGCTCGCCATGTGGGATAACGGCATTCGTCATGTCAGCAACAACGTGAAACCGATCGAGAAACCGGAAGACCTCGATGGCTTGAAGATTCGCACGCCACCGGATGAAATGACCGTCGACATTTTCGAGGCCCTGGGTGCCAACCCGACCCCGATGAACTTCTCGGAACTCTACATCGCGCTTCAGCAGGGTGTCGTGGACGGGCAGGAGAACCCGTTGATGAACATCTACTCATCCAAGCTTCACGAGGTGCAGGACTACATCTCGATGACAGGCCACAAGTACGAGTCGACACCTGTACTGATGAGCAAGATGGTCTGGGATTCCCTGGCGCCGGAGTATCAGGAAGCGATCCAGGAGGCCGCACTCGAAGCCGGCGAATTCAACCGGAAGGCTTCACTCGAAGCCGACGAGGAGCTGAAGAGCCAGATGATCGAGGCCGGTGTCGAATTCAATGAGGTCGACAAGCAGCCTTTCGTCCAGGCCACCTCTTCGGTCTATGACGCCTGGCGTGAAGAGTATCCGGAGCTTGTGGATATGGTCGTCGAGGCAGCCCAGGGCGATGCTCAGTGA